In Burkholderia sp. HI2500, the genomic window CAATCCGAATTTCTGCGCGAGTGCGTGCTGACGAATCGCACGCAGATCGTGTCGCGGCCTCCCGCGAGCGTTGATCGGAAGCGGATCGTGTTTGTGGTCAACAAGACGGGTAACAACCTGAATCAGCTTGCGCACGTCGTCAATCATGCGCGGCTCGCCGGGACGCTGCGTGACGATCTATTCGTCGCGTTGATGGACGAGCTGCAGCTGATCACGCAGCTGTTGAAGGCTCACCTGCAGCGGGTGGACTGACGATGCTGATCCGTATTTCGGGCCATCACGACGGCGTCAAACAATACCTCGAGGACGGGCGCAAGGTTGGCCGCGAGTTCAGTCGAGACGAAATGGATGAGCGCGTCGTGCTGGATGGCGACCTGGACCTCACCGAGTCGATCTATCGGATGATCGACGCGGCGCCGAACGTCGATCGCTATCTGACGATCACGCTGAGTTTCAAAGAAGACCATATCGATCGCGAGACGCTGGACGCGATCACGCGGGAATTCAAAGCGTTCGTTTTTGCGGCGTACCGGCCGGAC contains:
- a CDS encoding plasmid mobilization protein, with protein sequence MSNDDLKAVTEARPKRGRRPAKDALGSPISTRLTDAERQLFVEKVIASGLSQSEFLRECVLTNRTQIVSRPPASVDRKRIVFVVNKTGNNLNQLAHVVNHARLAGTLRDDLFVALMDELQLITQLLKAHLQRVD